One Hypomesus transpacificus isolate Combined female chromosome 6, fHypTra1, whole genome shotgun sequence DNA segment encodes these proteins:
- the bmp2b gene encoding bone morphogenetic protein 2b, which yields MVAVVRSLIVLLLAQVLLGGAAGLIPEVGRRKYSESGKQTPEQSENFLNEFELRLLNMFGLKRRPNPSKLAVVPQYMVDLYHMHSVNGDHNTKRPRNMGKHAERAASKANTIRSFHHEESMEALASLKSRTTQQFFFNLTSIPGEELITSAELRIFRDQVLGGTSPPTSSNNSTGAGLHRINVYEVFGAPSSPEGEPLTRLLDTRLVQDSLSRWESFDVSPAVSQWASGGRRNHGFQVEVVHPGEGGDARSRNRHVRVSRSLHQDQDSWPQARPLLVTYGHDGRGDGVLHTREKRQATHRKQRRKQQKASCKRHALYVDFSDVGWNEWIVAPPGYHAFYCHGECPFPLADHLNSTNHAIVQTLVNSVNSNIPRACCVPTELSPISLLYLDEYEKVILKNYQDMVVEGCGCR from the exons ATGGTCGCCGTGGTCCGCTCTCTCATAGTACTGCTCCTCGCTCAGGTGTTGCTGGGAGGTGCTGCAGGACTTATTCCGGAGGTCGGCCGAAGGAAATACAGCGAATCTGGGAAACAAACCCCGGAGCAGTCGGAGAACTTTCTCAACGAATTTGAGCTTCGACTCCTAAACATGTTCGGACTCAAAAGGAGGCCGAACCCGAGCAAGCTGGCGGTGGTGCCGCAGTACATGGTGGACCTTTACCATATGCACTCAGTGAACGGAGACCACAACACTAAACGGCCCAGAAACATGGGGAAACACGCAGAGAGAGCCGCCAGCAAGGCCAACACGATTAGAAGCTTTCACCATGAAG aGTCCATGGAGGCCCTGGCCAGTCTGAAGAGCAGAACCACCCAGCAGTTCTTCTTCAacctcacctccatccctggAGAGGAGCTCATTACCTCCGCAGAGCTGCGCATCTTCAGGGACCAGGTCCTGGGGGGCacgtccccccccacctctagcAACAACAGCACGGGCGCGGGCCTCCATCGCATCAACGTGTACGAGGTGTTTggcgccccctcctcccccgaggGGGAGCCCCTGACCCGTCTGCTGGACACGCGGCTGGTGCAGGACTCTCTGAGTCGCTGGGAGAGCTTCGACGTCAGCCCCGCAGTGTCCCAGTGGGCCTCCGGGGGGCGGCGCAACCACGGCTTCCAGGTGGAGGTTGTCCACCCCGGGGAGGGAGGCGACGCCAGGAGCAGGAACAGGCACGTCAGGGTGAGCCGGTCCctccaccaggaccaggactcaTGGCCGCAGGcacgccccctgctggtgacgTACGGTCACGACGGGAGAGGCGACGGCGTGCTGCACACGCGGGAGAAACGTCAGGCGACGCACCGCAAGCAGCGCAGGAAGCAGCAGAAAGCCAGCTGCAAGAGACACGCGCTCTACGTGGACTTCAGCGACGTGGGCTGGAACGAGTGGATAGTGGCGCCCCCTGGCTACCACGCCTTCTACTGCCACGGCGAGTGCCCCTTCCCCCTGGCCGACCACCTCAACTCCACCAACCACGCCATCGTGCAGACGCTGGTCAACTCGGTCAACTCCAACATCCCCCGAGCGTGCTGCGTGCCCACAGAGCTTAGCCCCATCTCCCTGCTCTACCTGGACGAGTACGAGAAGGTCATCCTGAAAAACTACCAGGACATGGTGGTAGAGGGCTGCGGATGCCGGTGA
- the chgb gene encoding secretogranin-1 isoform X1, producing MKAVFVFTVVASLFTGNVALPVGKERQREDVITRCLVEVLSKALSKPDSLPLDQECKDILKAGSKHAPLEKKRNDVDLTHEEEEPLAQEADGKDIEALLKSVDEKRETPDESRSQESWGLDEDKEKRSGKEEEEEIEKRSWRPRYQKKHKRSDDEEPDESRSQESWGLEDERRSVQEEDGEVEKRSWRAGRIHQKKHRRSDDAAEEEPDESRSQESWGLDEAKEKRSEQEEDGEVEKRSWRAGRIHQKKHRRSDDAAEEDSEEIEDREKRIWKPTHRYHHKKHYKRDEEGSEEVREEPDESRSQESWGLDEDKEKRSEKEEEEIEKRSWRPRYQKKHKRSEEDSEERSEKEEEEIEKRSWRPRYQKKHKRSEEDSEERSEKEEEEIEKRSWRPRYQKKHKRSEEDSEERSEKEEEEIEKRSWRPRYQKKHKRSEEDSEEKSEKEEEEEIEKRSWRPRYQKKHKRSEVDSEDNEDREKRIWKPTHSYHHKKHHKRDEEGSEEVREEPDESRSQESWGLEDEKRSVQEEDGEVEKRSWRAGRIHQKKHRRSDDPTEEDSENERERDRQEAIRYLAEKRSEMERNLLAEGEVIKRSPWAYRGYYHPAWWKRTTETHTAPSHKEEEQDNLAAMDAELQQIAEKMHNNRDG from the exons ATGAAAGCGgtgtttgtttttactgtggTTGCGTCGTTGTTTACAG GAAATGTTGCTCTTCCAGTCGGAAAAGAACGTCAGAGAGAAGATGTG ATTACAAGATGTTTAGTTGAAGTCCTTTCCAAAGCTCTTTCCAAACCCGACTCTCTGCCTCTAGATCAAGAATGCAAAGATATTCTGAAAGCAG GCTCCAAACACGCTCCTCTGGAGAAAAAGAGGAATGATGTGGACCTGACTCACGAAGAAGAAGAGCCTTTGGCCCAGGAAGCAGATGGGAAAGATATTGAAGCACTCCTGAAATCTGTGGATGAAAAACGAGAGACACCGGATGAGTCTCGCAGCCAGGAGTCCTGGGGTCTGGATGAGGACAAGGAGAAGAGatcagggaaggaggaagaagaagagattgAAAAGCGATCATGGAGACCTAGATACCAGAAAAAACACAAACGCAGTGATGATGAAGAACCGGATGAGTCTCGCAGCCAGGAGTCCTGGGGTTTGGAAGACGAGAGGAGATCAGTgcaggaggaagatggagaggtaGAAAAGCGATCATGGAGAGCTGGAAGGATCCACCAGAAGAAGCACAGACGCAGTGACGATGCCGCTGAAGAAGAACCAGATGAGTCCCGCAGCCAGGAGTCCTGGGGCCTGGATGAGGCCAAGGAGAAGAGATCAGAgcaggaggaagatggagaggtaGAAAAGCGATCGTGGAGAGCTGGAAGGATCCACCAGAAGAAGCACAGACGCAGTGACGATGCCGCTGAGGAAGACTCGGAGGAGattgaggacagagagaagaggatctGGAAGCCAACCCACCGCTACCACCACAAGAAACACTataagagggatgaggagggttcagaggaagtgagggaagaACCGGATGAGTCCCGCAGCCAAGAGTCCTGGGGCCTGGATGAGGACAAGGAGAAGAgatcagagaaggaggaagaagagattgAAAAGCGATCATGGAGACCCAGATACCAGAAGAAGCACAAACGCTCTGAGGAAGACTCGGAGGAGAgatcagagaaggaggaagaagagattgAAAAGCGATCATGGAGACCCAGATACCAGAAGAAGCACAAACGCTCTGAGGAAGACTCGGAGGAGAgatcagagaaggaggaagaagagattgAAAAGCGATCATGGAGACCCAGATACCAGAAGAAGCACAAACGCTCTGAGGAAGACTCGGAGGAGAgatcagagaaggaggaagaagagattgAAAAGCGATCATGGAGACCTAGATACCAGAAGAAGCACAAACGCTCTGAGGAAGACTCGGAGGAGAaatcagagaaggaggaagaagaagagattgAAAAGCGATCATGGAGACCTAGATACCAGAAGAAGCACAAACGCTCTGAGGTAGACTCGGAGGACAATGAagatagagagaagagaatCTGGAAGCCAACCCATAGCTACCACCACAAGAAACACCataagagggatgaggagggttcagaggaagtgagggaagaACCGGATGAGTCCCGCAGCCAGGAGTCCTGGGGTTTGGAAGACGAGAAGAGATCAGTgcaggaggaagatggagaggtaGAAAAGCGATCATGGAGAGCTGGAAGGATCCACCAGAAGAAGCACAGACGCAGCGACGACCCCACAGAGGAAGACtcggagaacgagagagagagggaccgaCAGGAGGCTATCAG GTACCTAGCAGAGAAGAGaagtgagatggagaggaacCTGCTGGCAGAAGGGGAGGTAATAAAGCGCTCTCCCTGGGCCTATCGGGGTTATTACCATCCTGCTTGGTGGAAAAggaccacagagacacacaccgcACCCTCACACAAG gaggaggagcaggacaaCCTGGCAGCCATGGATGCGGAGCTGCAGCAGATCGCAGAGAAGATGCACAACAACAGAGACGGCTGA
- the chgb gene encoding secretogranin-1 isoform X2: MKAVFVFTVVASLFTGNVALPVGKERQREDVITRCLVEVLSKALSKPDSLPLDQECKDILKAGSKHAPLEKKRNDVDLTHEEEEPLAQEADGKDIEALLKSVDEKRETPDESRSQESWGLDEDKEKRSGKEEEEEIEKRSWRPRYQKKHKRSDDEEPDESRSQESWGLEDERRSVQEEDGEVEKRSWRAGRIHQKKHRRSDDAAEEEPDESRSQESWGLDEAKEKRSEQEEDGEVEKRSWRAGRIHQKKHRRSDDAAEEDSEEIEDREKRIWKPTHRYHHKKHYKRDEEGSEEVREEPDESRSQESWGLDEDKEKRSEKEEEEIEKRSWRPRYQKKHKRSEEDSEERSEKEEEEIEKRSWRPRYQKKHKRSEEDSEERSEKEEEEIEKRSWRPRYQKKHKRSEEDSEERSEKEEEEIEKRSWRPRYQKKHKRSEEDSEEKSEKEEEEEIEKRSWRPRYQKKHKRSEVDSEDNEDREKRIWKPTHSYHHKKHHKRDEEGSEEVREEPDESRSQESWGLEDEKRSVQEEDGEVEKRSWRAGRIHQKKHRRSDDPTEEDSENERERDRQEAIRYLAEKRSEMERNLLAEGEEEEQDNLAAMDAELQQIAEKMHNNRDG; this comes from the exons ATGAAAGCGgtgtttgtttttactgtggTTGCGTCGTTGTTTACAG GAAATGTTGCTCTTCCAGTCGGAAAAGAACGTCAGAGAGAAGATGTG ATTACAAGATGTTTAGTTGAAGTCCTTTCCAAAGCTCTTTCCAAACCCGACTCTCTGCCTCTAGATCAAGAATGCAAAGATATTCTGAAAGCAG GCTCCAAACACGCTCCTCTGGAGAAAAAGAGGAATGATGTGGACCTGACTCACGAAGAAGAAGAGCCTTTGGCCCAGGAAGCAGATGGGAAAGATATTGAAGCACTCCTGAAATCTGTGGATGAAAAACGAGAGACACCGGATGAGTCTCGCAGCCAGGAGTCCTGGGGTCTGGATGAGGACAAGGAGAAGAGatcagggaaggaggaagaagaagagattgAAAAGCGATCATGGAGACCTAGATACCAGAAAAAACACAAACGCAGTGATGATGAAGAACCGGATGAGTCTCGCAGCCAGGAGTCCTGGGGTTTGGAAGACGAGAGGAGATCAGTgcaggaggaagatggagaggtaGAAAAGCGATCATGGAGAGCTGGAAGGATCCACCAGAAGAAGCACAGACGCAGTGACGATGCCGCTGAAGAAGAACCAGATGAGTCCCGCAGCCAGGAGTCCTGGGGCCTGGATGAGGCCAAGGAGAAGAGATCAGAgcaggaggaagatggagaggtaGAAAAGCGATCGTGGAGAGCTGGAAGGATCCACCAGAAGAAGCACAGACGCAGTGACGATGCCGCTGAGGAAGACTCGGAGGAGattgaggacagagagaagaggatctGGAAGCCAACCCACCGCTACCACCACAAGAAACACTataagagggatgaggagggttcagaggaagtgagggaagaACCGGATGAGTCCCGCAGCCAAGAGTCCTGGGGCCTGGATGAGGACAAGGAGAAGAgatcagagaaggaggaagaagagattgAAAAGCGATCATGGAGACCCAGATACCAGAAGAAGCACAAACGCTCTGAGGAAGACTCGGAGGAGAgatcagagaaggaggaagaagagattgAAAAGCGATCATGGAGACCCAGATACCAGAAGAAGCACAAACGCTCTGAGGAAGACTCGGAGGAGAgatcagagaaggaggaagaagagattgAAAAGCGATCATGGAGACCCAGATACCAGAAGAAGCACAAACGCTCTGAGGAAGACTCGGAGGAGAgatcagagaaggaggaagaagagattgAAAAGCGATCATGGAGACCTAGATACCAGAAGAAGCACAAACGCTCTGAGGAAGACTCGGAGGAGAaatcagagaaggaggaagaagaagagattgAAAAGCGATCATGGAGACCTAGATACCAGAAGAAGCACAAACGCTCTGAGGTAGACTCGGAGGACAATGAagatagagagaagagaatCTGGAAGCCAACCCATAGCTACCACCACAAGAAACACCataagagggatgaggagggttcagaggaagtgagggaagaACCGGATGAGTCCCGCAGCCAGGAGTCCTGGGGTTTGGAAGACGAGAAGAGATCAGTgcaggaggaagatggagaggtaGAAAAGCGATCATGGAGAGCTGGAAGGATCCACCAGAAGAAGCACAGACGCAGCGACGACCCCACAGAGGAAGACtcggagaacgagagagagagggaccgaCAGGAGGCTATCAG GTACCTAGCAGAGAAGAGaagtgagatggagaggaacCTGCTGGCAGAAGGGGAG gaggaggagcaggacaaCCTGGCAGCCATGGATGCGGAGCTGCAGCAGATCGCAGAGAAGATGCACAACAACAGAGACGGCTGA
- the fermt1 gene encoding fermitin family homolog 1, with product MATAEELQKTWELTVQVDQRDGDESMKFKLRVKGNLHIGGLMLKLVEKIKAPQDWSDHALWWEQRNCWLLKTHWTLDKYGVQSDADLRYTPQHKPLCIQLPNMKYIKLTVSYSSVVFRAVAEICRTLNIRRSEELSLLKPTDENSKKKKKKDKNPVLEDIIDMDVVSGGSGSSASPLYSKTMIPTYDPENGMPVSATSLWFGDNPLTSSQPNLPPAELAKMYQPMSMVDKAVINAGWLDSSRSLMEQGIQEEDRLLLRFKYHCFFDLNPKYDAVRITQLYEQARWTILLEEIECTDEEMLMFASLQYHICKLTMSTEPLDFSNEPEIDEVEAALSNLEVTLEGGHADRILEDITDIPQLADVLRLFRPKRLTLRAYKDYWFVFKDTTISYYKNKEVSSGEPIEQFHLRGCEVVPDVNVTDRKFGIKLLLPVADGMNEVYIRCDNENQYAKWKAACVLASKGKTMAYSSYRAEVKNIQSFLKMKSMAPPPGQAAPDLETMEMNAECFVSPRYAKKHKTKQLTGRILEALHNIARLSLVDAKMRFIQAWQSLPDFGIKYYIVRFRGSKKDELLGISYNRLIRIDISTGSPVTTWRFANMKQWNVNWEIQQVTIDFDQGVSIAFSCASCDCKVVHEYIGGYIFLSTRSKDQNETLDEELFLKLTGGQE from the exons ATGGCTACAGCGGAGGAACTCCAAAAGACATGGGAGCTCACAGTCCAGGTGgaccagagagatggagatgagtCCATGAAGTTTAAGCTGAGAGTGAAGGGAAACCTGCACATCGGAGGACTAATGCTTAAACTGGTGGAGAAGATCA AAGCCCCTCAGGACTGGTCTGACCATGCCCTATGGTGGGAGCAGAGGAACTGCTGGCTGCTGAAGACCCACTGGACCCTGGACAAGTATGGGGTCCAGTCAGATGCAGACCTGCGCTACACACCCCAACATAAGCCCCTGTGTATACAGCTGCCCAACATGAAGTACATCAAACTGACCGTCAGCTACTCTTCTGTGGTCTTCAGGGCTGTAGCTGAGATCTGCAGAACTCTCA ACATCCGGAGATCAGAGGAGCTGTCCTTGCTGAAGCCTACCGATGAAAActccaagaagaagaaaaagaaagacaagaaTCCTGTGCTGGAAGACATCATAGACATGGACGTGGTCAGTGGAGGATCTGGAAGCTCAG cctccccttTGTATAGTAAGACCATGATCCCGACCTACGATCCAGAGAATGGAATGCCAGTCTCGGCCACCAGCCTGTGGTTTGGGGACAATCCTCTAACCTCCAGCCAGCCCAACCTGCCTCCAGCAGAGCTGGCAAAGATGTACCAACCAATGTCCATGGTGGACAAAGCTGTCATCAACGCAGG GTGGCTGGACTCCTCGCGCTCTCTGATGGAGCAGGGCATACAGGAGGAAGACAGGTTGCTGCTACGCTTCAAATACCACTGCTTCTTTGATCTCAACCCTAAG tATGACGCAGTGAGAATTACCCAGCTCTATGAACAAGCTCGCTGGACCATTCTGCTAGAGGAGATTGAGTGTACAGATGAGGAAATGCTCATGTTTGCCTCCTTACAG TATCACATATGCAAACTGACTATGTCAACTGAACCACTGGACTTCTCCAACGAGCCGGAAATCGATGAAGTAGAAGCTGCCTTATCCAACTTGGAAGTAACACTGGAAGGAGGACATGCTGACAGAATTCTG GAAGACATCACAGACATTCCACAGCTGGCAGACGTCCTCCGGCTGTTCAG GCCTAAGAGACTGACGCTGCGAGCATATAAGGATTACTGGTTTGTATTCAAGGACACGACCATCTCCTACTACAAGAACAAGGAGGTCTCCAGCGGAGAACCCATCGAACAGTTCCACCTCAGAG GATGTGAGGTAGTTCCTGACGTCAAcgtgacagacaggaagttcgGCATCAAGCTGCTTCTCCCGGTGGCTGATGGGATGAACGAGGTCTACATCCGCTGTGACAAC GAGAATCAGTACGCCAAGTGGAAGGCTGCCTGCGTCCTGGCCTCCAAGGGGAAGACGATGGCCTACAGCTCCTACAGGGCAGAGGTCAAGAACATCCAGTCTTTCCTGAAGATGAAGAGTATGGCGCCCCCTCCTGGTCAGGCAGCCCCCGACCTCGAAACCATGGAGATGAACGCGGAGTGCTTTGTGTCCCCACGCTACGCTAAAAAGCACAAGACCAAACAG ctgacCGGTCGCATCCTTGAGGCTCTCCACAACATCGCTCGCCTGTCGCTCGTGGATGCCAAGATGCGCTTCATTCAGGCCTGGCAGTCGCTGCCTGACTTTGGAATCAAGTATTACATTGTCAG attcCGAGGGAGTAAGAAGGATGAGCTGCTGGGCATCTCCTACAACCGTCTGATCCGTATCGACATCTCCACAGGGTCGCCCGTCACCACGTGGAGATTCGCCAACATGAAGCAGTGGAACGTCAACTGGGAGATCCAACAG GTGACCATAGACTTTGACCAGGGTGTGTCAATAGCGTTCTCCTGTGCGAGTTGTGACTGTAAGGTAGTGCACGAGTACATCGGAGGATACATCTTTCTTTCAACAAGGTCCAAAGACCAAAATGAAACCCTGGATGAAGAACTGTTCCTCAAACTCACAGGCGGCCAGGAATGA
- the trmt6 gene encoding tRNA (adenine(58)-N(1))-methyltransferase non-catalytic subunit TRM6 gives MTDSVDDDSLNRVNEGDYVVLKRGEIYKAVQIQRKKKVIFEKQWFFLDNTVGELYGTIFEVNGGALQPRKPKQLESSTDAKEAGTDNRNIVDDGKSQKLTRDDIETLKEQGLKGQEIVQQLVENSSTFREKTDFAQQKYIKKKKKKYENSVTILKPSCRILAMMYHGREPGKVLHLRYDTLAQMLTLGNIHASSKVLVFETCAGLVLGAVMERMGGYGSVVQLYPGGGPVRAGMESFGFPEHFHKTLHEFPICHVNALLAGTLETSSGDPEGDPVQPNGAVSGEQAGPTQTDPELQGSLEVQNMETSTSTNSAEEKDQEEREKRRELRTQEKKVKMEEKRKKLAAAAALLEGRNADGLIIASRFYPCSVVTGLIKFLAPSRPFVVYSQYKEPLIDCYTKLKEQGGTVNLRLTESWLRHYQVLPNRTHPQLTMSGGGGYLLTGTTVAMDTPKPAGSRKTDEPAPKRPKLTD, from the exons ATGACGGACAGTGTAGATGATGATTCTTTGAATCGAGTCAATGAGGGTGACTACGTTGTACTAAAACGAGGGGAGATTTACAAAGCCGTGCAAATCCAGAGGAAGAA GAAAGTCATCTTTGAAAAGCAGTGGTTCTTCCTGGACAATACTGTTGGGGAGCTGTACGGGACCATATTTGAAGTGAATGGTGGCGCTCTCCAGCCACGCAAGCCCAAACAATTAGAAAGCTCTACTG atgCCAAAGAGGCAGGGACCGACAACAGGAACATAGTAGACGATGGGAAGTCCCAGAAACTCACCAGAGACGACATAGAGACCCTTAAAGAGCAAGGTCTGAAGGGACAG GAAATCGTACAGCAGCTTGTAGAGAACAGCTCTACATTCAGAGAAAAGACTGACTTTGCCCAACAGAAATAcattaagaagaagaagaaaaa GTATGAGAACAGCGTGACGATACTCAAGCCATCCTGTCGCATTCTAGCTATGATGTACCATGGCAGAGAGCCAGGAAAAGTGCT CCATCTACGCTATGACACGCTAGCCCAGATGCTGACCTTGGGGAACATCCATGCAAGCAGCAAGGTACTGGTGTTCGAGACCTGTGCTGGCCTGGTGCTGGGAGCTGTCATGGAAAGGATGGGAG GGTATGGTTCAGTGGTTCAGTTGTACCCTGGAGGGGGCCCTGTCCGGGCGGGGATGGAGAGCTTTGGCTTCCCGGAACACTTCCACAAAACTCTCCACGAGTTCCCCATCTGTCACGTCAACGCCCTGCTAGCAGGGACCTTGGAGACTTCCTCCGGAGACCCTGAAGGAG ATCCAGTCCAGCCCAATGGTGCAGTGTCAGGAGAGCAGGCTGGCccgacccagacagacccagagcTGCAGGGAAGCCTGGAGGTCCAGAACATGgagaccagcaccagcaccaactctgcagaggagaaggaccaggaggagagggagaaacgcAGAGAACTCAGA ACTCAGGAGAAGAAggtgaagatggaggagaagagaaagaaactaGCAGCCGCTGCCGCCCTGCTGGAGGGGAGAAACGCTGACGG attgATCATAGCCAGTCGCTTCTATCCGTGTTCGGTTGTGACTGGGCTCATTAAGTTCCTGGCGCCCTCCAGACCCTTTGTAGTTTACTCCCAGTACAAAGAG CCTCTGATTGATTGCTACACGAAGCTCAAAGAACAAGGCGGCACGGTCAACCTCCGACTCACTGAATCCTGGCTCAGACATTACCAG GTGTTACCTAACAGGACCCATCCTCAGCTTACCATGAGCGGAGGAGGGGGCTATCTGCTCACCGGGACAACGGTTGCCATGGACACCCCAAAACCCGCAGGTTCACGGAAAACCGATGAGCCGGCACCAAAGCGACCAAAATTAACAGACTGA